CTTGTGCTGATGAATGGGTGACCGGAGAATTGCAGAAGTGACAACCCAACTCCTTTCTCCCGCAACTGTTCCTACTTCTCGTCGCGCGTCACTGACCGCCGATCCCCGCGTCCTCGTGGTGACCGGTGCGGCGGCCATTGCGCTGACCGGTGTGTTCGTCAAGCTGTCCGCTGTCTCGCCGGCTACTGCGACCTTCTATCGGTGTGCGTTGGCGCTGCCGATCCTCGGCGTGATGGCGGCGCGGGAGTGGCGGCGGCACGGTGGGATCCCCGCCCGGGCGATGTGGATTCAGATCGTCGGCGGCGTGCTGCTGGGGATCGACTTCGCGTTGTGGTCGCAGTCGATCACCCTGATCGGGGCCGGTATCTCGACGGTGGTGGTCAATATTCAGGTGGTGATCGTGCCAGCCCTGGCGTGGGTCGTCTTCCGGGCGCGCGTGCCGGTGCGGTTTGTGATCGCGGTACCGTTTCTCTTCGCGGGAATCGCCTTGGTCAGCGGGATTTTCGGAGGCGGCGAGGGCGGCGGTGACGCGGTCGCCGGGACGGTGTTGGCGCTGACCTCGGGCGTCGCGTACGCCGTGTACATCTTCTTGACCGGTCGAGCGGGCGGGGCCGGACGGCCGGCGACGCAGGTGCTGGTGACCACTGTCTCGGCCGGTATATCGGGCAGTGTGGTCGGGTCCATCTGGGGCGGGGTGGATCTCACTCCCGGCTGGGACGCGATGGGGTGGCTGGTGGCGCTGGCATTGAGCGGTCAGGTGATCGGGTGGATGCTGATCGGCTTCGGTCTGCCGAAGTTGCCCGCGGAGGTGGGGGCGACGTTGCTGCTGATTCAGCCGGTGCTCGCGGTGATGGCCGGCATGATGTTCCTGCAGGAACGCCCCACCTTGATCCAGGGCCTCGGATGTGCCGTCGTAGTGACCGCGGTATGGATGGTGTCCGTCCCCCCGCGGGCTCGCGTGGTGACCACGGTTCCGGTGGCATCCGGGTAATGCGGCGAAGGCCGTTGTCCCCGAGTATCTTTGTCGAGGGCAACGGCCTTTGTTGCCGTGGTTAGATGCCGAAGGTGCGTGCCAGGTATCGGGTGCGCAGGGCGCGCTCGAGTTTCGGACGGTCGCTGCCGTCCTCGATGTGCGCGCCGTCCTCACCCAGTCGGGAGATCACCTCCTCCGCCAGGGTGATGTCGGTGGGCGAGGGGGCCAAGGCGGTGTTGATGATGTCGGTGTGGGCGGCTCGGAGGCAGAGTTTCCCGGTCATCCCGGCAGTCGCTCCCACCGCGATACCCGAGCGGAGATCCCCGTCGGGGCCTGGGTGTGTCGGACCGTCGATCGGAGCGTCGACCCTCGCGGCGCGGCTGACGACAACCATGCGCGAGCGGGCATAGGCCAGGGCGACGGGATCGTCACCGGCACCGGTGTCTCGACGGAAGTCCCCGGACCCGAACGCCAACCGCAGTGTCGCCGGCGAGTGCGCGATCCCCCGAGCGTCCTCGAGTCCTGCCGCGCTCTCGATCATCGCGACGATCGGAATCCGTTCACCGAGTCTGGCTGTGGTCGCCGCAACCTGCTCCGCGCTCTCGGTTTTGGCCAGCATCACTCCCGCCAGCGTGTCCAGGCCGGTCAGTGCCTCGAGGTCGCGCTCCCAGTGGGGAGTGGTGGTGTCGTTGATGCGCACCCAGTCGCGGTGACCGTCCTGCAGTCGGGCTCGTGCGATCGCGCGCGCGGTGTCCTTGTCCGATTCACGCACACCGTCCTCGAGGTCGAGGACGACGATGTCGGCGGTGCTGGTGTCGGCCGCGGCAACTGCCGCTGAGGTGGCGGCGGGCACCAGCAGCCAGGACCTGGCTACGGATGGATTCGATGGATGCGTCGGCCGAGTGGGGGCAGCGGGGGATGATGTCATGTTCGGTCCCTTCGAGCGGGGATGGGCCGGCGTGCAGGCACGGCCAGTCAGGTACGACGGTGACTGCGCCGGGCGGCGACGAGGAGATGCGCGATGCGGGGTCGCTATCGGCGGACGGTGAGACACGCAGGTCTCCGGGTCGGTGAAAGTCCGGCGGAACGCAATCTGCCGTGTCTGCGTTTGCACACCCCGAAGCGGCGTGGAATTAGGTGGTCTCGTAGTTCTCCACCGCGCGCGCGAGATGCCTGCGCATCTCACTCTGCGCGCGGTCGAGATCGGCGGATTGAATCTCGTCGAGCAGCTTTCGGTGCTCGCGCGCGAGATCCTGCGGGTTCGGGTAAGACTGCTGAATCTGCGCCAGGCACAACTGCATCTCGTCCTGCAGCGTCGAGTAGATCCGGCTGAGGCGCTGGCTACCTACCGCATCGACGATGGCGACGTGGAAGGCTGTGTGCACTTCGACCCGATCCGCCCAACTGGCGTTGTTCGGCATCTGCTCCATCTTCTCGAGATACCGTTCGGCCTCGTCGAGAGCGATGCCGTTCTCGACGATGACCCGAACGCCCTCGAGTTCGAGCGGAACTCGCACGAAATACAGATCGCGCACGTCTTCGTGGTCGAGGACCGGGACCACGAGCGACCGCCCCTGGGACTGCTGAGCCAGGTGGCGGCTGGTCAGCACCTGCAATGCCGAACGCACCGTCGGGCGCGCCACGTC
The sequence above is drawn from the Rhodococcus jostii RHA1 genome and encodes:
- a CDS encoding DMT family transporter — protein: MTTQLLSPATVPTSRRASLTADPRVLVVTGAAAIALTGVFVKLSAVSPATATFYRCALALPILGVMAAREWRRHGGIPARAMWIQIVGGVLLGIDFALWSQSITLIGAGISTVVVNIQVVIVPALAWVVFRARVPVRFVIAVPFLFAGIALVSGIFGGGEGGGDAVAGTVLALTSGVAYAVYIFLTGRAGGAGRPATQVLVTTVSAGISGSVVGSIWGGVDLTPGWDAMGWLVALALSGQVIGWMLIGFGLPKLPAEVGATLLLIQPVLAVMAGMMFLQERPTLIQGLGCAVVVTAVWMVSVPPRARVVTTVPVASG
- a CDS encoding HpcH/HpaI aldolase/citrate lyase family protein → MTSSPAAPTRPTHPSNPSVARSWLLVPAATSAAVAAADTSTADIVVLDLEDGVRESDKDTARAIARARLQDGHRDWVRINDTTTPHWERDLEALTGLDTLAGVMLAKTESAEQVAATTARLGERIPIVAMIESAAGLEDARGIAHSPATLRLAFGSGDFRRDTGAGDDPVALAYARSRMVVVSRAARVDAPIDGPTHPGPDGDLRSGIAVGATAGMTGKLCLRAAHTDIINTALAPSPTDITLAEEVISRLGEDGAHIEDGSDRPKLERALRTRYLARTFGI
- a CDS encoding GntR family transcriptional regulator; protein product: MSPALQTTNTRDALVAEIRAQILGGALKPGTPLTETGLAAMFDVARPTVRSALQVLTSRHLAQQSQGRSLVVPVLDHEDVRDLYFVRVPLELEGVRVIVENGIALDEAERYLEKMEQMPNNASWADRVEVHTAFHVAIVDAVGSQRLSRIYSTLQDEMQLCLAQIQQSYPNPQDLAREHRKLLDEIQSADLDRAQSEMRRHLARAVENYETT